A section of the Phaseolus vulgaris cultivar G19833 chromosome 8, P. vulgaris v2.0, whole genome shotgun sequence genome encodes:
- the LOC137823319 gene encoding pentatricopeptide repeat-containing protein At2g03880, mitochondrial codes for MGKLDSKVVAFSYNPCHPFKLMSLLRSIHTSIADSYQSILQSNQLLNGLSKSGRIDDARKVFDKMTKRDEYTWNTMISGYVNVGRLVEARELLNGFSSRSSITWSSLISGYCRFGCEAETFGLFRSMRLEGQKPSQYTLGSILRLCSTLCLIQNGKMIHGYVVKNGFESNVYVVTGLVDMYAKCSHISEAEILFKGLAFDKGNHVLWTTMVTGYSQNGDGLKAIEFFRYMHAEGVESNQFTFPSILTACSAVSAHRFGEQVHGCIVRYGFGCNVYVQSALVDMYAKCGDLSSAKRVLENMDDDDVVSWNSMIVGCVRHGFEEEALLLFKKMHARNMKIDDYTFPSVLNCCIIGSIDAKSVHCLVIKTGFENYKLVSNAIVDMYAKTGELNCAYAVFEKMVEKDVISWTSLVTGYAQNGSHEESLKIFRDMRIAGVNPDQFIVASILSACAELTLLEFGKQVHSDFIKSGLRSSLSVDNSLVTMYAKCGCLDDADAIFVSMHVRDVITWTALIVGYAQNGKGRHSLRFYDAMVLSGTKPDFITFIGLLFACSHAGLVDEGRAYFQQMKKIYGIEPGPEHYACMIDLFGRSGKLDEAKEILNQMDVKPDATVWKALLAACRVHGNFELGERAATNLFELEPMNAMPYVMLSNMYSAARKWDDAAKIRRLMKSKGIVKEPGCSWIEMNSRVHTFSSEDRGHPREAEIYSKIDEIITRIKEAGYVPDMNFSLHDMDREGMEVGLAYHSEKLAVAFGLLASPPGAPIRIFKNLRVCGDCHSAMKYISANFARHIILRDSNCFHHFREGKCSCGNYW; via the coding sequence ATGGGCAAGTTGGACTCAAAAGTTGTGGCCTTTTCTTACAACCCATGTCACCCATTTAAGCTTATGTCGCTTCTTCGTTCTATCCACACCAGCATTGCCGATTCATATCAATCTATACTTCAATCCAATCAGCTCCTCAACGGGTTGTCAAAATCTGGTCGAATTGACGATGCCCGAAAAGTGTTTGATAAAATGACTAAAAGGGATGAGTATACCTGGAACACCATGATATCTGGTTATGTTAATGTGGGAAGATTGGTTGAAGCAAGAGAGCTTTTGAATGGTTTTTCAAGTAGAAGTTCTATCACTTGGTCTTCCCTCATATCGGGGTATTGTAGATTTGGGTGTGAAGCTGAGACTTTTGGTTTGTTTAGGTCGATGAGGTTGGAGGGTCAGAAACCAAGTCAATACACTTTAGGAAGTATCCTGAGGCTGTGTTCTACATTGTGTTTGATCCAAAATGGAAAAATGATTCATGGGTATGTGGTGAAGAATGGATTTGAATCCAATGTGTATGTTGTCACCGGCCTTGTCGACATGTATGCAAAGTGCAGTCATATTTCTGAAGCTGAGATTCTCTTCAAGGGTTTGGCCTTTGACAAGGGAAATCATGTCCTGTGGACTACCATGGTTACTGGTTATTCTCAAAACGGCGATGGCCTTAAGGCAATTGAGTTTTTTCGTTACATGCATGCAGAAGGGGTTGAGTCCAATCAGTTTACATTTCCTAGCATATTGACAGCATGTTCTGCAGTTTCAGCTCACCGTTTTGGAGAGCAGGTGCATGGCTGTATTGTGCGGTATGGTTTTGGATGCAATGTATATGTTCAAAGTGCATTGGTTGATATGTATGCAAAATGTGGAGATTTAAGTAGTGCAAAAAGGGTATTAGAAAAtatggatgatgatgatgttgtTTCATGGAACTCTATGATAGTTGGGTGTGTAAGACATGGGTTTGAAGAGGAAGCTCTTCTCTTGTTTAAAAAAATGCATGCAAGAAATATGAAGATTGATGATTATACATTTCCATCTGTTCTGAATTGTTGCATAATAGGTAGTATTGATGCAAAATCTGTTCACTGTTTGGTTATCAAAACTGGATTTGAGAACTATAAGCTTGTTAGCAATGCTATTGTTGATATGTATGCCAAAACTGGGGAGTTGAATTGTGCATATGCTGTGTTTGAAAAGATGGTTGAGAAAGATGTCATCTCATGGACCTCCCTCGTCACAGGTTATGCACAAAATGGCTCCCATGAGGAATCCCTGAAGATTTTTCGTGACATGAGAATTGCTGGGGTAAATCCAGATCAATTTATTGTTGCAAGCATTTTGAGTGCCTGTGCAGAACTGACTCTTCTAGAATTTGGCAAACAAGTGCATTCGGACTTTATTAAGTCAGGTCTAAGATCATCACTATCAGTGGATAATTCTCTTGTAACCATGTATGCAAAATGTGGCTGCCTGGATGATGCTGATGCAATTTTTGTTTCAATGCATGTACGGGATGTAATTACTTGGACAGCTCTTATTGTTGGTTATGCACAGAATGGTAAAGGAAGACATTCCTTAAGATTCTATGATGCTATGGTTTTAAGTGGCACGAAACCAGATTTTATTACATTTATAGGATTATTATTTGCTTGTAGTCATGCTGGTCTTGTGGATGAAGGACGTGCATATTTTCAGCAAATGAAAAAGATTTATGGAATAGAACCCGGCCCTGAACATTATGCCTGCATGATTGATCTTTTTGGACGCTCAGGAAAGCTCGATGAGGCCAAAGAAATACTGaatcaaatggatgtgaaaccTGATGCCACTGTATGGAAGGCACTCCTTGCCGCATGTAGAGTGCACGGTAACTTCGAATTGGGAGAGAGGGCAGCTACGAATCTTTTTGAGTTGGAACCCATGAATGCCATGCCTTATGTTATGTTGTCTAACATGTATTCTGCAGCTCGTAAATGGGATGATGCTGCGAAAATACGAAGGTTGATGAAATCAAAAGGAATAGTGAAGGAGCCTGGATGCAGTTGGATAGAGATGAATAGCAGAGTGCATACATTCAGTTCTGAAGATAGAGGACATCCAAGGGAAGCTGAGATTTATTCTAAGATTGATGAAATTATAACAAGAATTAAGGAAGCTGGTTATGTTCCTGATATGAATTTTTCTTTGCATGACATGGATAGGGAGGGAATGGAGGTTGGTCTTGCTTACCACAGTGAAAAATTGGCTGTTGCTTTTGGATTACTTGCTTCTCCACCAGGTGCACCAATTCGGATATTTAAGAATCTCAGAGTTTGTGGAGATTGTCATTCCGCTATGAAATATATATCCGCAAATTTCGCTCGTCATATCATACTGAGAGATTCCAATTGTTTTCATCATTTTAGGGAAGGAAAATGTTCATGTGGGAATTACTGGTAG